The following proteins are co-located in the Paenibacillus sp. JNUCC32 genome:
- a CDS encoding TetR/AcrR family transcriptional regulator, translated as MARERKFSTQLLFQTGKDLLLRHGYEGFTFGMLADRLKVARGTIYKYYENKEEFIMDYMVYEMRRFLKDLGEFEKSEGFEKQLRELLDIIHKHSNIHQILGMNQQIPAEAGDKVRSNKELLEKLHMEMYGRFQGFIKQGRDEDLLNPGLPDQLVLGMIFQTINIPNHEGLPKTEWLDAIQLMICHGIYKNN; from the coding sequence ATGGCACGGGAACGGAAATTTTCAACGCAGTTATTGTTTCAAACGGGGAAGGACCTGCTGCTGCGGCATGGATATGAAGGGTTCACGTTCGGCATGCTGGCGGACCGGTTGAAGGTAGCCAGGGGAACGATTTATAAATACTACGAGAATAAAGAAGAATTTATTATGGACTATATGGTATATGAAATGCGTCGATTTTTGAAGGATCTGGGGGAATTTGAGAAATCCGAAGGCTTTGAGAAGCAACTAAGGGAACTGCTGGACATCATCCATAAACATAGCAACATCCACCAGATACTTGGTATGAATCAACAGATACCGGCCGAAGCGGGCGATAAGGTCAGATCGAATAAAGAACTGCTGGAGAAACTCCATATGGAGATGTATGGACGATTTCAGGGTTTTATTAAGCAGGGGCGGGACGAAGATCTGCTGAATCCCGGGCTTCCGGATCAGTTGGTCCTGGGGATGATATTCCAAACGATCAACATCCCCAATCATGAGGGCCTCCCCAAAACAGAGTGGCTGGATGCTATTCAGCTGATGATTTGTCACGGAATCTACAAAAATAATTAA
- a CDS encoding AraC family transcriptional regulator produces the protein MLSMNADYVPRIKLMGFVSYKNPWIHFKRNTHEHILYFVKSGELHMRENGESHVLRKGDMLVLEPHLDHEGTQKHPCDYYYIHFEHPDIRQASERPLSLLAKQWIMSENQPAGKDDGRPLYFPKTCTLTQRKSLHHMYHALSEMLQLYRRKHFNRSLTALKFMEMLIELSRESLFDELEKDSPHTKSYMKVHALLDYIHEHYAEKIISSDIEQRFECNYDYINRVFAKLTGHTIMRYVNQVRINHAKELIEATHLSFGEIGYLTGLDDPFYFSKVFKKYVGMSPNQYYKQVRDKE, from the coding sequence GTGCTATCGATGAACGCTGACTATGTGCCTAGAATCAAACTGATGGGCTTCGTCTCCTATAAGAACCCCTGGATTCATTTCAAACGGAACACCCACGAGCATATTCTGTATTTCGTGAAGAGCGGCGAGCTTCATATGCGGGAGAACGGCGAATCCCATGTGCTCCGAAAAGGCGACATGCTGGTGCTTGAGCCGCATCTGGACCATGAGGGAACCCAGAAGCATCCCTGCGACTACTACTATATTCATTTTGAGCATCCCGATATTCGGCAGGCGTCCGAACGTCCCTTATCCCTGCTGGCCAAGCAGTGGATCATGAGCGAGAATCAGCCGGCAGGCAAGGATGACGGCAGGCCGCTGTACTTTCCGAAGACCTGCACGTTAACCCAGAGAAAAAGTCTTCATCACATGTACCATGCCCTCAGTGAAATGCTGCAGCTTTACAGAAGAAAGCACTTTAACCGCAGTTTGACCGCGCTCAAATTCATGGAAATGCTGATCGAGCTGTCCCGCGAAAGCCTGTTCGATGAACTGGAGAAGGACAGCCCGCACACCAAGTCCTATATGAAAGTGCATGCGCTGCTCGACTACATCCACGAACATTATGCCGAGAAAATCATCAGCTCGGATATCGAACAGCGCTTCGAATGCAACTATGACTATATCAATCGGGTGTTTGCCAAGCTCACGGGCCATACGATCATGCGATACGTGAATCAGGTCCGGATCAATCATGCCAAAGAGTTAATCGAGGCCACCCATCTCAGCTTCGGGGAGATCGGATATCTGACCGGCCTGGATGATCCCTTTTATTTCAGCAAGGTGTTCAAGAAATACGTCGGCATGTCGCCGAACCAATACTATAAGCAGGTTCGCGACAAGGAATAA
- a CDS encoding ThuA domain-containing protein produces the protein MANINVTVWNEYRHERHNEQIAKIYPEGIHRTIADFLGKDAQFVVRTAVLDDPEHGLTDDVLASTDVLIWWGHVAHSEVRDDIVEKVRQRVLDGMGIIVLHSGHGSKIFQRLLGTNTGALKWRDDGEKERLWVIDPGHPIVSGLGEFIEIPQEEMYGERFEIPAPDELVFVSWFEGGEVFRSGCCYKRGRGKLFYFRPGHEAFPTYHQPEIQQVIANAVAWAAPIQGAKTSYGRVSPLEYVQPV, from the coding sequence TTGGCTAATATCAATGTAACGGTATGGAACGAATACCGGCACGAAAGACATAATGAACAGATCGCGAAGATTTACCCCGAAGGCATCCACCGGACGATTGCCGATTTTCTGGGGAAGGATGCACAGTTCGTCGTACGCACGGCTGTGCTGGATGATCCGGAACACGGATTGACGGACGACGTGCTCGCTTCAACGGACGTTCTGATCTGGTGGGGGCATGTGGCGCACAGTGAAGTACGGGATGATATCGTGGAAAAAGTGCGCCAGCGCGTATTGGACGGCATGGGGATCATCGTACTGCATTCCGGCCACGGCTCGAAGATTTTCCAGCGCCTTCTCGGCACGAATACCGGCGCGCTGAAATGGCGCGACGACGGCGAGAAGGAACGGTTGTGGGTCATCGATCCCGGCCATCCGATCGTCAGCGGGCTCGGTGAGTTTATCGAGATTCCGCAGGAGGAAATGTACGGGGAGCGTTTTGAGATTCCGGCGCCGGATGAGCTGGTGTTTGTCTCCTGGTTCGAAGGCGGCGAGGTGTTCCGCAGCGGCTGCTGCTACAAGCGCGGACGCGGCAAGCTCTTCTATTTCAGACCGGGTCATGAAGCGTTCCCTACCTATCACCAGCCTGAAATTCAGCAGGTGATTGCCAATGCCGTGGCTTGGGCGGCACCGATTCAAGGTGCGAAGACGTCCTATGGCCGGGTATCTCCGCTCGAATACGTACAGCCGGTATAG
- the rnhA gene encoding ribonuclease H: protein MAKQKYYVVWVGKVPGIYTSWGECQQQVNQFTGAKFKAFESRSEAEQAYAAGYKNYWGQSGSGSSSSGSKSKSFKRSSASAAEDPGEIDYDSISVDVGTRGNPGPVEYKGVDTQTGDILFSCGPIQKGTNNLGEFLAIVHALAYLKKIGSTKTVYSDSMNALKWLKQKKVVSTLPRDASTKEIWDLVDRAEHWLRTNTYENKVLKWQTKSWGEIKADYGRK, encoded by the coding sequence ATGGCAAAGCAAAAATATTACGTAGTCTGGGTAGGCAAAGTACCCGGAATTTATACAAGCTGGGGCGAATGCCAGCAGCAGGTGAACCAATTTACAGGTGCGAAATTCAAGGCGTTCGAATCCCGAAGCGAAGCGGAACAGGCCTATGCGGCAGGGTATAAAAATTACTGGGGGCAGTCCGGAAGCGGATCAAGCAGCTCGGGCTCCAAGAGCAAGAGCTTTAAGCGCAGCAGCGCCTCCGCGGCCGAGGATCCGGGGGAGATTGATTATGACAGCATCTCCGTGGATGTGGGAACGCGGGGAAACCCGGGACCGGTGGAATATAAAGGCGTGGATACGCAGACCGGGGATATTCTGTTCTCGTGCGGACCGATCCAGAAGGGGACGAACAATCTCGGCGAGTTCCTGGCGATCGTCCATGCGCTGGCTTATTTGAAGAAGATCGGCAGCACCAAAACGGTGTACAGCGATTCCATGAATGCGCTCAAATGGCTGAAGCAGAAGAAGGTGGTGTCCACACTGCCGCGCGACGCGTCAACCAAAGAGATATGGGATCTCGTGGACCGGGCCGAGCACTGGCTTCGAACCAATACATACGAGAACAAGGTGCTGAAATGGCAAACGAAGAGCTGGGGAGAGATTAAGGCAGACTACGGGCGCAAATAA
- a CDS encoding helix-turn-helix transcriptional regulator — protein sequence MKLERLISMIYMLLNNEILSASALAEKYNVSQRTIYRDIDAICAAGIPVVSYQGVNGGYGIMEQYKMDKSLLGSYDVSALITILHSMSTVFEDERALDTIQRLQTIDRSANSASQGLSMDIGSWRSYNEILRLLRRAITDKHVISFQYISAKNERIYRKVEPLRLMYKFGSWYLYGFCRTRNDYREFRISRMSELSPSAEPFMRQHSEEHTHGPQLQEQHPYGRSERYNWASSPDAVEVVLHVSPGALAKAMDQFYDVQREFHEDGSLRLTFKVNDPDSWWFWSTLLSFGEEIEIVEPADLRIRMQAKLEKMLQVYGKV from the coding sequence ATGAAACTGGAGCGGCTCATATCCATGATTTACATGCTGCTGAACAATGAGATTCTGTCCGCGTCAGCCTTGGCAGAGAAATATAACGTGTCCCAGCGAACCATCTACCGCGACATCGATGCCATCTGCGCCGCCGGCATTCCGGTCGTATCCTATCAAGGGGTCAACGGCGGATACGGCATTATGGAGCAATACAAGATGGATAAAAGCCTGCTCGGTTCCTACGATGTCAGCGCCCTGATCACCATCCTGCACAGCATGTCTACGGTGTTCGAGGATGAACGGGCCCTGGATACGATTCAGCGCCTGCAGACCATTGACCGTTCCGCCAACTCCGCTTCGCAGGGATTGTCCATGGATATCGGGAGCTGGCGGTCGTACAACGAAATCCTTCGTCTTCTTCGCCGCGCCATTACGGACAAGCATGTGATCTCCTTTCAATACATAAGCGCCAAGAATGAACGCATTTATCGAAAAGTCGAGCCCCTGCGACTTATGTATAAATTCGGATCCTGGTACTTGTACGGCTTCTGCAGAACGAGGAACGATTACCGCGAATTCCGGATCTCGAGAATGTCGGAGCTGTCCCCCTCCGCCGAGCCCTTTATGCGCCAGCACTCCGAGGAGCATACGCACGGACCTCAGCTTCAAGAGCAACATCCATATGGGCGGAGCGAACGGTATAACTGGGCATCATCGCCCGATGCCGTAGAAGTCGTGCTGCACGTGTCCCCCGGGGCCCTGGCCAAAGCGATGGATCAATTCTATGACGTACAGCGGGAATTTCATGAAGACGGCTCGCTTCGTCTCACGTTCAAGGTCAATGATCCGGATTCCTGGTGGTTCTGGTCTACCCTGCTGAGCTTTGGCGAGGAGATCGAGATTGTGGAGCCGGCCGACTTAAGGATCCGCATGCAAGCCAAATTAGAAAAAATGCTGCAAGTGTACGGAAAAGTATGA
- a CDS encoding DinB family protein: protein MNYPVKMYEYHVWANQAIFNRLLELPGELYNRTITSIFPTVSEALIHIYTVDLGWMNILSGKDMSSALAEAYQLREELEAISLEDLNLRFIELSDRYAAFLRQQPDLERMIRLDNPYAGIRDTRLSEIMLHVVNHGTYHRGNIAAMLRQLGSSSAMTDYAFFWYQNEPEPVFA from the coding sequence ATGAACTATCCTGTAAAAATGTATGAATACCATGTATGGGCCAACCAGGCCATATTCAACCGTCTGCTGGAACTTCCGGGCGAATTGTACAATCGGACCATCACGAGTATCTTTCCGACCGTATCGGAAGCGTTGATTCATATCTACACGGTGGATCTAGGCTGGATGAACATTTTGTCCGGGAAGGACATGAGCTCTGCATTGGCTGAGGCCTACCAGCTACGGGAAGAGCTTGAAGCGATTTCGCTGGAAGACCTGAACCTGCGGTTTATCGAATTGTCGGATCGATACGCTGCGTTTCTCCGCCAGCAGCCTGACCTGGAGCGGATGATCCGATTGGATAATCCTTATGCCGGCATCCGGGATACCCGCCTGTCCGAGATCATGCTGCATGTCGTGAACCACGGCACTTACCATCGTGGAAATATTGCCGCCATGCTGCGCCAGCTCGGAAGCTCCTCCGCGATGACCGATTACGCTTTTTTTTGGTACCAGAATGAACCGGAGCCCGTCTTCGCCTGA